CCAGGGCGGCCAGCCCACTGTTGCGGATCGCCACGGCGAGCAGCCCGGCGATGGCGAGCCCGGCAGCGAAGAGCAGCAGCAGCCCGGCGGCCAGATTGAGCAGCAGCGTCCAGGCCGGCCCGATCCGCATGGCCACCAGGAAGAACAGCACACCGTAGCGGGCTGTGAGCCAGCGCACCGGCGGCAGCGCGCCCGCCCGGGACAGCAGGGCGCGTACCGGGTCGGGGTTGCGGCCCAGCCACCGGCCGGCGAGCACGACTCCCAACAGACCGGCCAGCAGCAGCAGCGCCACGCCGGTGGCGCGACCGAGCAGCCGGGAAACCGTGTCGTACGACTCACCGGCGAGGTGACCGAGCAGGACCGAGCCGCCCACCCAGGTCACCACTCCGGCCAGGTTCCACGGCGCGAACCGCCGGTACGGCATGCCGGCCGCGCCGGCCAGCCGAGGTACCAGGGTGCGGGCGAAGGCCACCCAACGGGCGGCGAACACGCCCCGCCCACCGAGCCGGGCGAGCATGGCGTCGGCCCGGGTCCATCGCTCGGGCCCGACCCGGTGCCCCAGCCCGGCACGCAGCCGGGGCCCGTAGCGCCGTCCGGCGCGGAAGGCCAGCCCGTCACCGAGGACCGCCGCGACGATCATCGCGAGCAACGCCGGCCCGAGTCGCAAGGTACCGTTGTAGGTGAGGAAGCCGACGAGCAGCAGGGTAGCCTCACCCGGCACGAGCAGGCCGAAGATCACCGCGGTCTCGCCCGCCACGATCAGCGCGGCGACCAGGTAGATCCACAGGGCGGGCAGGCCCTGCACCCAGGTCAGCAGGTCATGCACTCAGGCCCCCGGAACACGGGAGTCAGCATGCCAGCCGGGGGAACGACCCGGACAGCAGTTTCACCATAGATCAG
The nucleotide sequence above comes from Micromonospora luteifusca. Encoded proteins:
- a CDS encoding DedA family protein — its product is MHDLLTWVQGLPALWIYLVAALIVAGETAVIFGLLVPGEATLLLVGFLTYNGTLRLGPALLAMIVAAVLGDGLAFRAGRRYGPRLRAGLGHRVGPERWTRADAMLARLGGRGVFAARWVAFARTLVPRLAGAAGMPYRRFAPWNLAGVVTWVGGSVLLGHLAGESYDTVSRLLGRATGVALLLLAGLLGVVLAGRWLGRNPDPVRALLSRAGALPPVRWLTARYGVLFFLVAMRIGPAWTLLLNLAAGLLLLFAAGLAIAGLLAVAIRNSGLAALDDAVAGWFAARRTPGAADATMLVVSVVRGWVLIVLVALVAAVLAWRNRPWRADLLSVVGTVGAFVPLVVLAVVAEVTGPHGSAPGGGEAVPLSTQNAVVAASFCTLAWLVSRSARWPVAVAAWTTAAAGVFGIGGARLYLGLETASGTAAAVLLGVLWTVVFIVAWATRDRAVGDREQHVDQARPPSQGHRRPVEPC